A segment of the Candidatus Jettenia caeni genome:
TTGTCTTTTTTTAAAATTTACCATTCGAGAAAACGAATTAATTCCAATGAATTTACATATCTTATCATAAGTATCTATACATGAATTTTCACCAAAAAGATCATCAAACTTAATAAATAAAAAAGCAGATGTTGGAAAAAACTTGCGATAGCGGTTCACTTGTGTACAATACATACCTCTTGCTATATAACTATGATGAGGCATGTACAATTTATTTGCCTGTTCACATCTGCTCGCCTCGACTATGAGAGCTTCCTTGAAAGAAAGAGTTTCATAGCCACGACTAAAAGACATAAGATAATGTGAGTACGCACGGTCAATTGGATTCCTAAAAATAAAAATAAACTTTGGCGATTCAACAAGCTCACGAATCCGCAATGGTGCCTCTTCATAAAATATATAATCAGGATCAACCTCACCCACAATAACATTGTCTTTGTATTTTGGAAATTGATTCAAATACCAGTTAAGACCACGATTGTATATATCCTTTCTGCTGAAAAAATGTGTTTCCTTCAAGCGAGGTAAACATACTTCGGACTGTTGAATTAGCCAATCATGCAATGTAGTTGTACCTGCTTTTTGCACCCCAACGACAAAAAAAGTAGGAAGCTTAATTTTACTAGTCATTTGATATATCCATCTTACTTGCAATAATTATTATGCGATAATTGCTCTTGCTTTTTATTCTCATAAGAAATGGGTAAAGCAATTGAAGGATAGGTCTTTGAAAGTGCCGTAATCCTAACATCCAACGTTCTACACCAAACCACATTAAATTCCATTCCCATAAGGAGACAGGAGTATTTTCGAATACGGTCATACTCCAGCCTAAATTACTTGCTTCTATTTCGACTAGGTTGATAATTTCTTTGGCACACGGAAGCCCGTATTTAATATGATCACGCAGCATTGGATGTGCTACGCCGTGCTTTCTTTTATAAGCCTTATTTACTCTGCAATCAGCATTCTCTGACTCCTGACCAACCGGAACAGTAATATAAATCACACCACTGACTTTTACTATTCGGAACATCTCTTTTATAACAGAAGGTCTCATCGCAGCATTTACATGTTCTAACATATCGGTTGAAATTACAAAGTCTATACTTCTATTATGAAAAGGTAACTTTGTACCAAGAGCCTTAATCCGCCTCTGTAATGCAGTGCTGATTACTCTATCGAAAGCAATATCAATTCCGAAACTGGGATATTTTAAATAAGCAGATATGCCCCTGCTTCCGCTTCCTATTTCAACAATAGTAATAGGTTTTATTTTCTTGATTATCGAAATAGCTTTTTTATAACGAAGAGCAGAATCGAGATTCCAATTCCAATTCCAATTTACGTATCGATGTATAAGCGATTTCATAAATAATTGCGTATAATTCATATGAGATTCCGATATAATTTAACTATTTATGTTTCCCTTTATATGCATCTGCATAAATATATGCCGTTATGTATAAAATACGGAGTTTAAATTAAATTTTAGGGTCATGCATTAATTAAAGTAACCACAATACTCGTATATGTGAATATGGATGAATAGCATTTACTTCAAGTCCAACTAGTCCTGCTTCTATTTAATTTTTTAACATATGGTATTTGCTTTTAAGCTTTTCACGAACAGTATCTTTCGTAAATTTCCAGTTTACCGTTGTGCATTTTCTATTACGATTTTCAGCCCATGCAAGAACCTCTTTTTCTAAGGCCTCCCTATCGGCAATACGTCGGTCGAGGCATTGCCGGGAAAGAGCAGAAAACTCTATTTCGGCCATATTCAGCCAACTCCCCTTTTTGGGCGTATAGTGTACCTGAAACTTTTCAGCAAGATCAAAAGATTCTTCAGGTGGAAATACTTCATAAAAAGAACCAGGTGTATGGGTATTCAAATTGTCTTGAACAAGACGAATACATTCTACCCCAGGATAATATACCTGAACGAATTGTTTCATAAATTCGGCATAGTCAACCGCAGTACGCCTTTCTCTTACTTGCACATAACGAAAGCCAGTATGGGGTTCAAATGCGAGTAAAACACAACAACTACCATTGCGCTCGTACTCATAATCTTCACGTTTGAGTTGTCCCAGCTTCATGGGTATTGGAACAATACTATCACCAAGAAGCTGACACGGCCGTTCATCAAAACAGATCAGAGGTCGCAAAGGATTATAGGGTTGGGCATACCGATGGAGAACATCTTCCATATGCCAAATATAATCGCCCGTTATTTTCCCTCTACACCATCGCTTCTTCAGCCAGGGCTTTAGTTCGTTTTTTTTAAAGCCTTTCTTACACTTTCTAAACAAAGGGATTCTACTACTTTTAACTCTACCAGTTTCTCCCCTA
Coding sequences within it:
- a CDS encoding sulfotransferase, which translates into the protein MTSKIKLPTFFVVGVQKAGTTTLHDWLIQQSEVCLPRLKETHFFSRKDIYNRGLNWYLNQFPKYKDNVIVGEVDPDYIFYEEAPLRIRELVESPKFIFIFRNPIDRAYSHYLMSFSRGYETLSFKEALIVEASRCEQANKLYMPHHSYIARGMYCTQVNRYRKFFPTSAFLFIKFDDLFGENSCIDTYDKICKFIGINSFSRMVNFKKRQNQASKPRSITLRNFIYGHSPFKKAIGSLIPSESLKLKFAIFLDRINKSPIKIKSENWRESVPDKFWDVANDEILKVESLTGLNLHDWMHNKVSIKR
- a CDS encoding transposase — translated: MFRKCKKGFKKNELKPWLKKRWCRGKITGDYIWHMEDVLHRYAQPYNPLRPLICFDERPCQLLGDSIVPIPMKLGQLKREDYEYERNGSCCVLLAFEPHTGFRYVQVRERRTAVDYAEFMKQFVQVYYPGVECIRLVQDNLNTHTPGSFYEVFPPEESFDLAEKFQVHYTPKKGSWLNMAEIEFSALSRQCLDRRIADREALEKEVLAWAENRNRKCTTVNWKFTKDTVREKLKSKYHMLKN